A DNA window from bacterium contains the following coding sequences:
- a CDS encoding cation:proton antiporter, translating into MHADYIPLVIGAIIFLSSLISLRIGLSVAIIEIILGSIAGAFGLKPEEWMLYLAGFGGILLTYLAGTEIDIRLMKENFKASFLIGFFSFLLPFLGAFLYTYLVAKWSLTASLIAGTALSTTSLAVVYSVLVETGLSKTEIGKLIMAATFVTDMGTALFLSVLFVKPTLYTLIFLSVSVNVIYIAEKFSHWVFDNPKLKNKVIEPEIKYIFVLLLCFMYFANLGEGHAVLPAFVLGMLMSKHFTETSETKVVRNRLRTVAYAIITPIFFIVGGLRVSYPLILTSLGLFMILFILKIGTKFLGVYFLAKKYIPNGSMYTTLLMSTGLTFGTIASVFGLNAGLINQVQYSVLVGVVIASAVIPTFVAQKWFMPIDEEDLVELENGTE; encoded by the coding sequence ATGCATGCTGACTATATTCCACTAGTTATAGGAGCGATAATTTTCTTATCTAGTTTAATTTCGTTACGAATCGGTTTATCGGTAGCAATAATCGAGATTATATTAGGGTCAATTGCCGGAGCGTTTGGACTCAAACCAGAAGAATGGATGCTTTATTTAGCTGGGTTCGGTGGGATTCTATTGACCTACCTGGCAGGAACGGAAATTGATATTCGGTTAATGAAAGAAAATTTTAAAGCAAGTTTCCTAATTGGTTTCTTTTCATTTTTATTACCGTTCCTTGGAGCATTCCTTTATACCTATTTGGTAGCTAAATGGAGTTTAACCGCATCGTTAATCGCAGGAACTGCGTTATCTACAACTTCATTAGCGGTGGTGTATTCTGTTCTGGTAGAAACTGGATTATCGAAAACCGAAATCGGCAAATTGATTATGGCAGCTACTTTCGTTACCGATATGGGTACAGCGCTTTTTTTAAGCGTTCTGTTTGTTAAGCCAACCTTATATACGCTCATTTTTCTTTCCGTATCAGTAAATGTAATCTATATCGCAGAAAAATTTTCGCATTGGGTATTCGATAATCCGAAATTGAAAAATAAGGTTATTGAACCGGAAATAAAATATATCTTTGTTCTCCTACTTTGCTTTATGTATTTCGCTAATTTGGGTGAAGGGCATGCGGTACTTCCTGCGTTCGTTCTAGGAATGTTAATGTCGAAACATTTCACTGAAACTTCGGAAACGAAAGTGGTGAGAAACCGACTCCGAACTGTTGCCTATGCGATTATCACACCGATCTTTTTCATTGTCGGCGGATTACGTGTTTCTTATCCGCTCATTTTAACTTCGCTAGGATTATTTATGATACTCTTTATCCTGAAAATTGGAACGAAATTTTTAGGTGTCTATTTTCTAGCAAAAAAATATATTCCTAATGGAAGTATGTATACCACCTTATTAATGAGCACAGGGTTGACTTTCGGGACGATTGCGAGCGTGTTCGGGCTTAATGCCGGATTAATTAATCAAGTGCAATATTCCGTTTTGGTTGGAGTGGTTATCGCTAGTGCGGTTATCCCGACTTTTGTTGCGCAAAAGTGGTTTATGCCGATTGATGAAGAAGATTTGGTTGAGTTAGAGAACGGAACGGAATAA
- a CDS encoding HEAT repeat domain-containing protein encodes MVVYCFECWTENQYHESNCRNCGARLFSISEESFVDKLISALHHPEPTTPLRAAFILGQRQEKQAVKPLLELAKTCTDPYILSAVVNALGQIGDTSAIETLEQLLATSFLNVRLEIIQALRSIGGHRSREILQQCQTSNNEKIRVKAHLALLQIP; translated from the coding sequence ATGGTAGTTTATTGTTTTGAATGCTGGACGGAAAACCAATATCATGAATCAAATTGCAGGAATTGTGGCGCACGGTTATTCTCTATTTCTGAAGAGAGTTTTGTTGATAAACTGATATCAGCGTTACATCATCCGGAACCGACCACACCACTTCGAGCTGCATTCATCCTCGGACAACGGCAAGAAAAACAAGCGGTGAAACCCTTATTAGAATTAGCAAAAACATGTACCGACCCGTATATTTTATCTGCGGTAGTAAATGCGTTAGGGCAAATTGGTGATACTTCAGCAATCGAAACGTTAGAACAGCTACTTGCTACTAGCTTTCTAAACGTTCGTTTGGAAATAATACAAGCTTTGCGGAGTATCGGGGGACATCGGTCACGAGAAATTTTGCAGCAGTGTCAAACCAGCAATAATGAGAAAATTAGAGTTAAGGCACACCTAGCATTACTGCAGATACCGTAA
- a CDS encoding Rrf2 family transcriptional regulator: MRMSTRGRYGLTAMLDISIYGEVSSVTAKDISERQNISVTYLEQLLSKLKRAGLVKGTRGPGGGYQLNKPPDQITIGDIIRVLEGPIAPVYCVLPTVDAKQCDKLAKCAMRLLWKKLGDKMSEVLDSITLKDLKEESLALEGKKKIKHNYVFNI, from the coding sequence ATGCGAATGTCGACTCGTGGACGGTATGGGCTAACGGCAATGCTTGATATTTCAATATATGGTGAGGTAAGTTCGGTTACGGCGAAGGATATTTCAGAACGGCAAAATATTTCCGTAACCTATCTTGAGCAATTATTAAGTAAATTAAAACGCGCTGGGTTGGTTAAAGGAACCCGCGGTCCTGGTGGTGGATATCAGTTAAATAAACCGCCTGACCAAATTACAATTGGGGATATTATTCGAGTATTAGAGGGTCCAATTGCCCCGGTGTATTGCGTTTTACCTACTGTAGATGCAAAACAATGTGATAAACTCGCAAAATGCGCAATGCGACTTCTATGGAAAAAATTAGGAGATAAAATGTCGGAAGTGCTCGATTCGATAACCTTAAAAGATTTAAAAGAAGAATCGCTAGCATTAGAGGGAAAAAAGAAAATTAAACATAATTACGTTTTTAATATCTAA
- a CDS encoding discoidin domain-containing protein — protein MVKHRVAYHFILILFSFLFIPLSSADEIDLAKSAKLISCGYYIASQTPERITDGNVATYWSCGILHSHWGEHWLIFDFNGLVELTRYTIRHAAAANLSGMLNTQEFNIEIAQNLDGPWEIIHTVHNLSPENINECIFPLPVRTRFVRLHILKPNYFGREDNFTRIAEIEFWGKKLAGTNFNLISSVQAATPSSSNVSAAPAEIKPIVQQNKTSAKPYTQPKAQVASTARNPNISGTAGNNWIAYLTYGALGIAGLVGIIILSALFRWIMAKYTTKKQAQQKQAAEQARLLKKQEEERKKLEKQKAVEAEFQAYFNAGLKAMEEGRYEDAAQAFYQAQGLKPDSTEAKSKLVYCKNLAKMQSGKNEYAA, from the coding sequence GTGGTGAAACATAGAGTTGCCTATCATTTTATTCTTATATTATTTTCATTTTTATTTATTCCTCTAAGCTCTGCGGATGAAATAGATTTAGCCAAATCAGCGAAACTGATAAGCTGTGGATATTATATTGCTTCCCAGACACCGGAACGGATTACTGACGGTAATGTAGCTACGTATTGGAGCTGTGGAATTCTGCATAGCCACTGGGGTGAACATTGGCTTATTTTCGATTTTAACGGTCTCGTCGAACTAACGCGATATACTATCCGACATGCTGCTGCCGCTAATCTTTCCGGAATGCTAAATACACAAGAGTTCAACATTGAAATAGCGCAAAATCTGGATGGACCATGGGAAATAATTCATACTGTCCATAATCTTTCCCCAGAAAATATCAACGAATGTATTTTCCCTCTACCAGTTCGAACTCGGTTCGTTCGTCTTCATATTCTTAAACCAAATTATTTTGGTCGAGAAGATAATTTTACACGGATTGCTGAAATCGAGTTCTGGGGTAAAAAACTTGCAGGAACGAACTTCAATCTCATCTCATCGGTACAAGCGGCTACTCCAAGCAGCAGCAATGTATCGGCGGCTCCAGCTGAAATAAAACCGATAGTACAACAAAACAAAACCAGCGCTAAACCATATACACAACCGAAAGCTCAAGTAGCTTCAACTGCTAGAAATCCTAATATTTCTGGTACTGCGGGAAATAATTGGATCGCCTATTTAACCTATGGTGCTCTTGGTATAGCTGGATTGGTTGGCATCATTATTCTCAGCGCTCTATTCCGGTGGATTATGGCAAAATACACTACCAAAAAACAGGCACAACAAAAACAAGCCGCTGAACAAGCTCGATTATTAAAGAAACAAGAAGAAGAACGAAAAAAATTAGAAAAACAAAAAGCGGTCGAGGCAGAATTTCAAGCATATTTTAATGCCGGATTAAAGGCAATGGAAGAAGGACGATATGAAGATGCAGCGCAGGCATTCTATCAAGCACAAGGGTTAAAACCGGACTCGACCGAAGCAAAATCGAAGTTGGTCTATTGCAAAAATTTAGCGAAAATGCAGTCTGGGAAAAATGAGTATGCTGCATAA
- a CDS encoding tetratricopeptide repeat protein, giving the protein MIEQAIELKNMIRRNYGRKSGLLDKLAECIAYFLPSEPSVNGLPVAHSAKWYFKNGVMVFESGAFDSAITYWKHTVTLDPKCSNAYFNLGITYLLKEDIDKAKNYFHEVLKLDPHDSETKTLYNHFWYIIP; this is encoded by the coding sequence ATGATTGAGCAAGCGATTGAATTAAAAAATATGATACGCCGTAACTATGGTCGCAAATCAGGTTTATTAGATAAACTGGCTGAATGTATCGCTTACTTTTTACCCTCTGAACCCTCGGTAAATGGACTTCCGGTAGCCCATTCAGCAAAATGGTATTTCAAAAATGGCGTAATGGTATTTGAGTCCGGCGCTTTTGATAGCGCTATTACCTATTGGAAACATACGGTTACGTTAGACCCGAAGTGTAGTAATGCTTATTTTAATCTTGGAATAACGTACCTTTTAAAAGAAGATATTGATAAAGCAAAAAATTATTTTCATGAAGTTTTAAAATTAGACCCGCATGATAGCGAAACGAAGACGTTATATAATCATTTTTGGTACATAATCCCTTGA
- the cysE gene encoding serine O-acetyltransferase — MFKQIKEDINSIFERDPAAKNILEVLLCYPGLHAVWLHRIAHWLYKKNCIICSRLISEFARFITGIEIHPGAKIGRRFFIDHGSGVVIGETAEIGDDVLLYQGVTLGGTGKEKGKRHPTLLNNIVVGCGARILGNITIGNNVKIGAGSVVLKSVPDNCTVVGVPGKIVARDGKRLTPEEMLAHGDLPDPEWEHFEELQKKIELLEKRVAELESKK; from the coding sequence ATGTTTAAACAGATAAAGGAAGATATCAATTCGATTTTTGAACGCGACCCGGCAGCGAAAAATATCCTGGAAGTACTCCTCTGCTATCCGGGCTTACATGCGGTTTGGCTGCACCGAATTGCCCATTGGCTCTATAAGAAGAATTGTATTATATGTTCTCGTTTAATTTCAGAATTCGCACGTTTTATTACGGGAATTGAAATTCACCCAGGAGCAAAAATCGGAAGACGGTTTTTTATTGACCATGGATCTGGAGTCGTTATTGGTGAAACCGCTGAAATTGGTGATGATGTTCTTCTATATCAAGGGGTAACACTAGGTGGTACCGGAAAAGAAAAAGGGAAACGGCATCCAACCTTACTGAATAATATCGTGGTCGGCTGTGGAGCAAGGATTCTCGGAAATATAACTATCGGGAATAATGTTAAAATCGGCGCAGGGTCAGTGGTATTAAAATCGGTACCGGATAATTGCACGGTAGTTGGTGTTCCCGGAAAAATCGTTGCTCGCGATGGAAAACGATTAACCCCGGAAGAAATGTTAGCGCATGGCGATTTACCTGACCCGGAATGGGAACATTTTGAAGAGTTGCAGAAAAAAATCGAATTGCTTGAAAAACGAGTTGCGGAATTAGAAAGTAAAAAATAG
- a CDS encoding dynamin family protein, whose protein sequence is MVTFLDSYSKIKTQILLYLNTLKELAQPYSYTGIVTELDSIQQKLNTNRFYLAVLGQFKRGKTTLINALLGEELLPTAIIPLTSIITIIQYGESLKVEVLFNDNSRTTIPLSELPLYVTEHGNPKNQKNVKHVEVNYPSDFLKDGVLLIDTPGVGSVYKNNTDTTYSFLPKIDAAIFLLSVDPPISQSELTFLNDVYQDVNAVFILLNKIDYVRKKEQEEALQFTQRVIREQLAKETIAIYPISAKLALDGKLHQDDIQYRASRLPEFQRVISQFLMQEKGRIILQSAVQKSVTLITQMHLAIELEKKAITTPVAELETKIHELHRLLETVQQEKEDMGYLLRGEIGKLTKIVETDLAAFQDKEIPELEQAITAAFNQKITTFSGKKLVSEMESFLHTFLVTRFDVWRAAEERKISQIYRQISSRFTNRANEIISRIMQLCTDLFELKLTELPQVEPLSSQAGFYYLLEDIPVFLDLDLTTFSTVLPKRFAQRMVLNEMKKKIPELVDRNCGRVRWDFVQRVDKSYREFLYSLDSKINDIIQHIHLALNRGSQMKSETEETLQSILGNLDRSLARLQEIRQQLLPLQNEIKDLGKSNETRDVTLW, encoded by the coding sequence ATGGTAACATTTCTTGATAGTTATTCCAAAATTAAAACTCAAATTTTACTGTATTTAAACACGCTGAAAGAACTTGCACAACCTTATAGTTATACCGGAATTGTAACTGAGTTGGATTCAATTCAACAAAAACTAAATACAAACCGATTTTATCTAGCAGTACTCGGTCAATTTAAACGAGGAAAAACGACGTTAATTAATGCGCTATTAGGTGAGGAATTGCTTCCCACTGCGATTATCCCGCTAACTTCAATTATAACAATAATTCAATATGGTGAATCATTGAAAGTTGAGGTTTTATTTAATGATAATAGTAGAACCACAATCCCGTTATCAGAGTTACCGTTATATGTTACCGAACATGGAAATCCAAAAAACCAAAAAAATGTCAAACATGTTGAAGTGAATTATCCGTCTGATTTTCTTAAAGATGGTGTATTACTTATTGATACGCCCGGAGTCGGGTCGGTATATAAAAACAATACGGATACTACGTATAGTTTCTTGCCCAAAATAGATGCCGCGATATTTTTACTTTCAGTTGACCCGCCAATCAGCCAAAGTGAATTAACTTTTTTAAATGATGTTTACCAAGATGTAAATGCGGTATTTATTTTATTGAATAAAATTGACTATGTACGTAAAAAAGAACAAGAAGAAGCGTTACAGTTTACGCAACGCGTTATTCGAGAACAATTAGCAAAAGAAACTATTGCTATTTATCCAATATCTGCGAAGTTAGCTCTAGACGGAAAACTACATCAGGATGATATTCAGTATCGAGCGAGTCGGTTACCTGAATTTCAGCGGGTTATCAGTCAATTCTTAATGCAAGAAAAAGGGCGAATTATTCTGCAGTCTGCGGTTCAAAAGAGTGTAACGCTGATAACTCAAATGCATCTCGCTATTGAACTGGAAAAGAAAGCGATTACCACTCCGGTCGCAGAATTAGAAACTAAGATTCATGAATTGCATCGGTTACTTGAGACCGTTCAGCAAGAAAAAGAAGATATGGGCTATCTTCTTCGAGGGGAAATCGGGAAATTAACCAAGATTGTAGAAACCGATTTAGCTGCGTTTCAAGATAAAGAAATACCGGAATTAGAACAAGCAATAACCGCTGCGTTTAATCAAAAAATAACAACTTTTTCCGGTAAAAAGCTGGTTAGTGAAATGGAATCTTTTTTACATACTTTTCTTGTTACGCGCTTTGATGTTTGGCGGGCAGCGGAAGAGCGTAAAATCAGTCAAATATATCGACAGATTTCATCTCGATTTACGAATCGCGCTAATGAGATTATTTCACGAATTATGCAGCTTTGCACAGATTTATTTGAACTTAAGCTCACCGAATTACCTCAAGTTGAACCGTTATCTTCACAGGCTGGATTTTATTATCTATTAGAAGATATTCCGGTCTTTTTAGATTTAGATTTAACTACTTTTAGCACCGTTTTACCGAAACGATTTGCGCAGCGAATGGTGCTAAATGAAATGAAGAAAAAAATCCCGGAATTAGTTGACCGGAACTGTGGTCGAGTTCGATGGGATTTCGTTCAACGGGTGGATAAAAGTTATCGGGAATTTCTCTATAGTTTGGATAGCAAAATCAATGATATCATTCAACATATTCATTTAGCATTAAATCGTGGCTCGCAAATGAAATCTGAAACAGAAGAAACCTTGCAAAGTATCCTCGGTAACCTTGACAGGTCTTTAGCTCGACTCCAAGAAATCAGACAACAATTGTTACCTCTACAGAATGAAATAAAGGATTTAGGAAAATCGAATGAAACGAGAGATGTTACATTATGGTAG
- the nifU gene encoding Fe-S cluster assembly scaffold protein NifU, translated as MYSEKVMEHFRNPRNVGEIPNADGIGTVGNPTCGDIMKLYIKVENGIVTDAKFQTFGCGAAIATSSMVTEMVKGKTIEEALKISNRAVAEALDGLPPVKMHCSVLAEDALKSAIEDYYKKKGEPLPQGFARPKDPHQH; from the coding sequence ATGTATAGTGAAAAAGTTATGGAACATTTCCGCAATCCGAGGAATGTTGGTGAAATACCGAATGCCGACGGAATCGGCACCGTCGGTAACCCGACGTGTGGTGATATTATGAAATTGTATATTAAAGTTGAGAACGGAATTGTTACCGATGCAAAATTCCAGACGTTCGGATGTGGAGCCGCAATAGCGACTAGTTCGATGGTTACCGAAATGGTTAAAGGGAAAACTATCGAAGAAGCGTTAAAAATCTCGAATCGTGCGGTAGCTGAAGCGCTGGATGGTCTTCCACCAGTAAAAATGCATTGTTCTGTTCTCGCGGAAGATGCATTAAAATCCGCTATTGAAGATTACTATAAGAAAAAAGGCGAACCGTTACCGCAAGGATTTGCTCGGCCGAAAGACCCGCATCAACATTAA
- a CDS encoding BPL-N domain-containing protein, which produces MDKSGLMLTVSFAIFGFMASHVEGKSSIIKVAIYADEGTLAKCVKKSLDIVRRENDMVIAPIKQTDIVNGNLAEYDVLLLPGGSGSGQAESLKPEGRQAIIKFIANGKGIVAICAGGYLVAKGWNENTRDIELINAELYDLDNWDRGVQTITCHSASDGRKEHFEFQIHFENGPIFVPANDPYLPNYVSLATFQTDMHKAGAPANMMFGKDAIIASYFGKGKLVAFSPHPELTPGLEPMLVRAIRWVAKPVKNQNEPITFQSVFGNDIFKQ; this is translated from the coding sequence ATGGATAAATCAGGTTTGATGTTGACAGTTAGTTTTGCTATCTTTGGTTTCATGGCTTCTCATGTTGAGGGAAAATCATCAATAATAAAGGTTGCGATTTATGCAGATGAAGGTACCCTAGCGAAATGTGTTAAGAAAAGTCTGGATATTGTTCGGCGAGAAAACGATATGGTGATTGCTCCCATTAAACAAACAGATATTGTCAATGGAAACCTAGCGGAATATGATGTTCTTTTACTTCCTGGTGGAAGTGGGTCTGGCCAAGCGGAATCATTAAAACCAGAAGGACGGCAAGCGATAATCAAGTTTATCGCTAACGGGAAAGGAATCGTGGCAATATGCGCTGGCGGCTATCTAGTTGCCAAAGGATGGAATGAGAATACCCGGGATATCGAACTGATAAACGCTGAGCTCTATGATTTAGATAATTGGGATCGCGGAGTTCAGACTATAACCTGCCATTCAGCATCTGATGGTCGGAAAGAACATTTTGAATTCCAGATACATTTTGAAAATGGACCGATATTCGTTCCGGCAAATGACCCCTACCTACCGAATTATGTTTCGCTGGCTACATTCCAAACCGATATGCATAAAGCAGGTGCACCAGCGAATATGATGTTTGGAAAAGATGCGATTATCGCATCATACTTCGGAAAAGGCAAATTGGTTGCATTCAGTCCGCATCCGGAGCTGACTCCTGGATTGGAACCAATGCTGGTTCGTGCTATCCGCTGGGTAGCAAAACCAGTAAAAAATCAAAATGAACCGATAACATTCCAATCGGTTTTCGGAAACGACATATTTAAACAATAA
- the nifS gene encoding cysteine desulfurase NifS: MNRIYLDHNATTPMHPRVLGKMLPYFIDYYGNASSVHSFGREAHAAMDTARESVRKILGANKPEEIIFTSGGTEADNLAIKGVAYAYQNKGNHIITSAIEHHAVLNACKFLEKQGFTVTYLPVDQYGLVNPDDLQKAITAKTILITIMHANNETGTIQPIEAFGKIAKEHNVLFHTDAVQTLGKLSINVNEMNIDLLSLSAHKLYGPKGVGALYVRKGVKLQPLIHGGHHERNLRAGTENVAGIVGLGVACDIAMEEMERDLLRLSCLATRLYQAIKSRIPDIRLNGHPTRRLPGTINIGFKYVEGEAIVLGLDLEGIAVSTGSACTSGSLEPSHVLTAMGISHADAQGSIRFSLGRGNTEAEMDYVVEVLERVVTRMRQMSPLAQGTYTEKDSREGDKCYASPGPKQPEPS; encoded by the coding sequence ATGAACAGAATATATTTAGACCATAACGCAACCACGCCGATGCATCCGCGTGTACTCGGCAAAATGCTACCTTATTTTATTGATTATTATGGAAACGCTAGTAGTGTTCATAGTTTTGGACGAGAAGCGCATGCCGCTATGGATACTGCGCGGGAATCGGTTCGGAAAATTCTCGGTGCAAATAAACCGGAAGAAATAATTTTCACTAGCGGCGGAACGGAAGCTGATAATCTTGCGATTAAAGGGGTAGCGTATGCGTATCAAAATAAAGGGAATCATATTATTACCAGTGCCATTGAACATCATGCTGTTCTGAATGCGTGCAAGTTTCTAGAAAAGCAAGGATTTACGGTTACTTATCTCCCCGTTGACCAATATGGACTAGTTAATCCGGATGATTTACAAAAAGCGATCACAGCGAAAACTATTCTGATAACCATCATGCATGCGAATAATGAAACAGGAACGATCCAGCCGATTGAAGCGTTTGGAAAAATTGCGAAAGAACATAATGTTTTATTTCATACCGATGCGGTACAAACGCTCGGTAAGCTTTCGATTAATGTGAATGAAATGAATATCGATTTATTATCCTTATCCGCACATAAACTGTATGGTCCGAAAGGAGTCGGTGCATTATATGTTCGTAAAGGAGTAAAACTACAACCGCTAATTCATGGCGGACATCATGAAAGAAATCTCCGTGCAGGAACAGAAAATGTTGCTGGGATAGTCGGACTTGGTGTAGCCTGCGATATCGCAATGGAAGAAATGGAACGCGATTTACTGCGGTTATCCTGTTTAGCGACTCGATTATATCAAGCAATTAAATCCCGGATACCGGATATTCGACTGAATGGGCATCCAACCCGACGTCTTCCCGGAACAATCAATATCGGATTCAAGTATGTTGAAGGGGAAGCAATTGTACTCGGATTAGATTTAGAAGGGATAGCGGTTTCTACCGGCTCAGCTTGTACCTCCGGATCATTAGAACCATCGCACGTATTAACCGCTATGGGCATCTCACATGCGGATGCGCAAGGGTCGATTCGGTTTAGTCTCGGTCGTGGGAATACCGAAGCGGAAATGGATTATGTAGTTGAAGTATTAGAACGAGTGGTTACCCGTATGCGACAAATGTCACCACTTGCGCAAGGAACATATACCGAAAAGGATTCTCGTGAAGGTGATAAATGCTACGCATCCCCGGGACCGAAACAACCGGAACCCTCTTAA
- a CDS encoding DUF6062 family protein: MARQHKHTNIEHHFTYFKLLDALKTEFCPICFILNKSSWDYFDAFLYEGVNDPQLRERIRKAKGYCQSHAWQLSQCGDALGATIIYHDLIQQLAKEINLLAQRKAWKKNNFPANVIKGYRKIKGNGMNSNECPVCKHLVDVEQSYLNLLIKHLTEPEFTAAYRNSNGLCYPHFTLALTLEPDKHAFDILGEKEISILTTLQTELAEFIRKHDYRYTKEQFTEGERTAWLRTINHFVGMSWKEFQVHPRMKEKAEQLQLTIEQLSRIIERQKKELARLKSIESKTDSLPGQITQQDKNHSDER; encoded by the coding sequence ATGGCTCGTCAACATAAACATACAAATATCGAACATCATTTTACTTATTTCAAACTACTTGATGCGCTAAAAACCGAATTCTGTCCAATATGTTTTATTCTGAATAAAAGTAGCTGGGATTATTTCGACGCATTTCTCTATGAAGGAGTCAATGATCCTCAGCTTCGGGAACGAATTCGAAAAGCGAAAGGATATTGTCAATCGCATGCGTGGCAATTAAGTCAATGTGGGGATGCTTTAGGCGCTACCATTATTTATCACGACCTGATTCAGCAACTCGCTAAAGAAATAAATTTACTAGCGCAAAGAAAAGCATGGAAGAAAAATAATTTTCCGGCAAATGTTATAAAGGGATATCGCAAAATCAAAGGCAATGGTATGAATAGCAATGAATGTCCGGTGTGTAAACATCTTGTAGATGTCGAGCAATCTTATCTAAATTTATTAATTAAACATCTTACTGAACCAGAATTCACTGCCGCTTATCGCAATTCGAACGGATTATGTTATCCGCATTTTACACTCGCACTTACTCTGGAACCAGATAAACATGCGTTCGATATTTTAGGAGAAAAAGAAATTTCTATTCTCACCACTTTACAAACGGAATTAGCCGAGTTTATCCGCAAACACGATTATCGGTATACGAAAGAACAATTTACAGAAGGTGAACGAACCGCCTGGCTACGGACTATTAACCATTTTGTCGGAATGAGCTGGAAAGAGTTTCAAGTTCACCCTAGAATGAAAGAAAAAGCAGAACAACTCCAGTTAACGATAGAACAACTATCACGAATTATTGAACGCCAGAAAAAAGAACTCGCGCGATTAAAATCAATAGAAAGTAAAACAGATTCGCTACCTGGTCAGATAACACAACAGGATAAAAACCATTCAGATGAAAGATAG